A single Methanocorpusculum vombati DNA region contains:
- a CDS encoding DUF368 domain-containing protein, protein MAVADSVPGVSGGTIAFLLGFYEKFISSVHCFLLGTNAERKAAFPFLFKLGCGWVGGFLVCVLILSTLFHTYIYEISSVFIGLTLAAVPIVILEEKEYLKGHYLHLIITAVGIAVVPVLMSLSPVVGGGSGIDLADGSLGLAVFLFVAAIIAVSALVLPGISGSTLLLIMGLYVPLISAVSAVLHREFAYIPMLIAFGLGMIAGLAISAKVIRHCFARYRSQTIYLCVGLLIGSLYAIVLGSTTLSDPLPAMNWETFHLGFCLFGAAILAVLQVMKKRAERSSSQK, encoded by the coding sequence ATGGCGGTTGCCGACAGTGTGCCGGGAGTTTCCGGCGGAACGATTGCGTTTCTTCTCGGCTTTTATGAAAAGTTCATCAGCTCGGTGCATTGTTTCCTGCTCGGAACGAATGCGGAACGCAAAGCTGCATTTCCCTTCCTGTTCAAGCTCGGATGCGGATGGGTAGGAGGGTTCCTGGTCTGTGTTCTCATCCTCTCGACGCTGTTTCATACCTATATTTATGAGATTAGTTCGGTCTTTATCGGGCTGACGCTTGCTGCGGTGCCGATTGTAATTCTGGAGGAGAAGGAGTACCTCAAAGGGCATTACCTGCATCTCATCATTACGGCGGTCGGTATTGCGGTCGTGCCGGTTCTGATGTCCCTGAGTCCGGTAGTCGGCGGCGGAAGCGGCATTGATCTGGCGGACGGGTCACTTGGTCTTGCGGTGTTCCTCTTCGTTGCGGCAATCATCGCGGTCTCAGCCCTCGTGCTTCCCGGCATCTCCGGGTCGACGCTTCTTTTAATCATGGGCCTCTACGTTCCGCTCATCTCGGCGGTCTCTGCGGTGCTGCACCGGGAGTTTGCGTACATTCCCATGCTGATTGCGTTCGGTCTCGGCATGATCGCAGGGCTTGCCATCAGTGCGAAGGTGATCCGCCACTGTTTTGCTCGTTACCGGTCGCAGACGATCTATCTCTGTGTCGGTCTTTTGATTGGGTCGCTGTACGCAATTGTTCTGGGGTCTACCACGCTGTCCGATCCTCTGCCGGCGATGAACTGGGAGACGTTCCACCTTGGTTTCTGTCTGTTCGGCGCAGCAATCCTTGCCGTGCTGCAG
- a CDS encoding cofactor-independent phosphoglycerate mutase encodes MKYLLILGDGMADEPIPELGGKTPLEVAKKPNMDRIAREGRCGMMRTVPDSQEPGSDVANMSILGYDPDKYYTSRGALEAVSMGVPFGPADLAYRCNFVTIENGKMKDFAAGHISSEEGRQLFASLQERLKDFGVKLYPGVSYRNVLMLPNGKGSVTKAPHDIVGELIDPYLPTGDDAAELHRYMVISYDVFANHPVNKARIAAGKNPANMIWPWSGGAKPAMPAFSEMFGKKGAVISAVDLLFGIARCAGMDVVKVPGATGYLDTDYLGKAKAAVETLKGDADFVYMHVEATDEAGHLGSVEEKIKAIERLDEAVGYILDHFDGCVMLMPDHPTPIAKKTHTRDPVPFAVLGLEGKDAVSVYTEKEIAEKGSYGMVRSVDLLKMIFAEN; translated from the coding sequence ATGAAATATCTTCTGATTCTTGGAGACGGTATGGCGGACGAACCGATTCCGGAGCTTGGCGGCAAAACTCCGCTTGAGGTTGCAAAGAAACCGAACATGGACCGCATCGCCCGCGAAGGAAGATGCGGCATGATGCGGACGGTTCCCGATTCCCAGGAACCCGGGTCGGATGTGGCCAACATGTCGATTCTGGGATACGATCCGGACAAATACTATACCAGTCGCGGTGCTCTGGAAGCGGTCAGCATGGGTGTTCCTTTCGGTCCGGCAGACCTTGCCTACCGCTGCAACTTTGTGACCATTGAAAACGGGAAAATGAAGGACTTTGCCGCAGGTCACATATCCAGTGAGGAAGGCAGACAGTTGTTTGCATCGTTACAGGAACGCCTCAAAGATTTCGGCGTGAAGCTGTATCCGGGTGTTTCCTACCGCAATGTGCTGATGCTCCCCAACGGCAAAGGGTCCGTGACCAAGGCTCCGCATGATATTGTGGGCGAGCTGATCGATCCGTATCTGCCGACCGGCGATGATGCAGCCGAGCTGCACCGGTATATGGTCATCTCCTACGATGTGTTTGCCAATCATCCGGTCAACAAGGCCCGGATAGCCGCAGGGAAAAACCCGGCAAACATGATCTGGCCGTGGAGCGGCGGGGCCAAACCGGCAATGCCCGCGTTTTCCGAGATGTTCGGCAAAAAAGGTGCGGTCATCTCCGCAGTAGATCTTCTCTTCGGTATCGCACGCTGTGCGGGAATGGATGTGGTGAAGGTTCCGGGTGCAACCGGCTATCTGGACACGGACTATCTGGGCAAGGCAAAGGCTGCGGTTGAGACGCTGAAGGGCGATGCGGACTTTGTGTACATGCATGTCGAGGCGACCGACGAGGCGGGACATCTCGGTTCGGTTGAGGAGAAGATTAAGGCAATCGAGCGGCTGGACGAGGCGGTCGGCTATATTCTGGATCACTTCGACGGCTGTGTGATGCTGATGCCGGATCATCCGACACCGATTGCAAAAAAGACCCATACCCGTGACCCCGTGCCGTTTGCGGTCCTTGGTCTTGAGGGGAAGGATGCGGTTTCGGTGTACACGGAGAAGGAGATCGCAGAAAAGGGATCGTACGGCATGGTTCGATCAGTGGATCTGCTGAAGATGATCTTTGCAGAGAACTAA
- a CDS encoding TIGR04076 family protein, whose product MKKVKITVLKTTFDEELAREYGVPGLGACPMLKAGQVFYADYAKPAGFCDEAWKAMYQYVFALAHGAEKDLFYYGDWIRTPGVAICSCNDGLRPVIFKLEATDEVSQIDYEPVR is encoded by the coding sequence ATGAAAAAGGTGAAGATAACCGTACTGAAAACAACGTTTGACGAGGAGCTTGCCCGCGAGTACGGCGTTCCGGGACTTGGTGCCTGCCCCATGCTGAAGGCCGGACAGGTATTTTATGCCGACTATGCAAAACCCGCAGGGTTCTGCGATGAAGCATGGAAAGCGATGTATCAGTATGTTTTTGCTCTCGCTCACGGTGCGGAAAAGGATCTTTTCTACTACGGCGACTGGATACGAACGCCGGGTGTTGCCATATGCAGCTGTAATGATGGTCTCCGGCCGGTCATCTTCAAGCTTGAGGCAACCGATGAGGTGTCGCAGATCGACTACGAACCGGTTCGCTAA
- a CDS encoding pentapeptide repeat-containing protein, which yields MYRYLMGEEDAIPGGNGTFDQDQYNRLLRCVQAGDLSEWNKPYLAIVEEIKAISGSDIWMERAGIHDVPAKTRDTTGVNLAGAGLAELNLKGIELRDANLERANLYKADLSKASLARAKLAKASLFRANLDTADLRDADLTDADLREASLTEADLRGTVLADADLREANLESADLFKANLAGAKLSIAKMEGADLREADLSGADLREADLSGADLREADLSGADLREANLCGADLFKANLEGAKLGSARMKEAKLGLAVLRDADLSCAVLQSANLYETNLSGALLTEADLSGADLRQANGTEADLQKANLARAKLARTNLSDVKLQEANLLGADLHDTELMRADLKLANLTDADMVGAHLASATLRETVLVRAKLSGADFGDADLTGANLENATLDGAKMEGALLTGAVLRGSSLRHADLRRAVLSEADLTGADLKGVTLLRSELIRTKLPRTDLRRAVLEEARMEGADLTRSDLRETDMQNAVLWRARMTEANLREADLKEADLSGADLTGADLSEAYLEGAKFRNATLFGTTCYLASVDGRTVIANCAIDSNTDFTGVGLSGSRVDPKLHSRLLRNIRKIRWEEWYAEKKILRFFERMAGVPEEPEPPRIRQPYVAEGASVAQKIQAVSATAAAGIAAWKNRVAEHPGKAVLESIVQMFESVFVNLPVRLFWMISDYGSKTWPIVGAFILLNGIFTFVYLYLIPVLPMITPTGMEPTPLLANTTGPVMGVMQTTMILFSITDIATKNISYYTMFFALVHVILGYFILAALVTRFAVMFQNQSP from the coding sequence ACCATATCTTGCAATCGTAGAAGAGATCAAAGCAATCTCCGGTTCTGACATCTGGATGGAACGTGCCGGAATCCATGACGTCCCCGCAAAAACCCGCGACACCACGGGAGTCAACCTTGCCGGAGCAGGCCTTGCCGAACTGAACCTGAAAGGCATTGAACTGCGGGACGCAAACCTCGAACGTGCCAACCTCTACAAAGCCGACCTCAGCAAAGCCTCTCTTGCGCGTGCCAAACTCGCCAAAGCCTCCCTCTTCCGGGCAAACCTGGACACCGCCGATCTGCGGGACGCAGATCTCACCGATGCCGACCTTCGCGAAGCATCCCTCACCGAAGCAGACCTCCGGGGAACCGTTCTCGCAGATGCCGATCTCCGCGAAGCAAATCTGGAATCAGCCGACCTCTTCAAAGCAAACCTTGCCGGAGCAAAATTAAGCATCGCCAAAATGGAAGGAGCAGACCTCAGGGAAGCAGATCTCTCCGGTGCCGATCTCCGCGAAGCCGATCTCTCCGGTGCAGACCTCCGCGAAGCCGACCTCTCCGGCGCAGACCTCCGCGAAGCCAACCTCTGCGGTGCCGACCTTTTCAAAGCAAACCTCGAAGGAGCAAAACTCGGCAGTGCCCGGATGAAAGAGGCAAAACTCGGACTTGCCGTCCTGCGGGATGCCGACCTCTCCTGTGCCGTATTGCAGTCCGCAAACCTCTACGAAACAAATCTTTCCGGAGCATTGCTCACTGAAGCAGACCTTTCCGGTGCAGACCTCCGGCAGGCAAACGGTACCGAAGCCGATTTGCAGAAAGCAAATCTGGCGCGGGCAAAACTTGCCCGAACAAACCTTTCGGATGTAAAACTCCAGGAAGCAAACCTGCTTGGAGCCGATCTCCATGACACCGAACTAATGCGGGCAGATCTGAAACTGGCAAACCTCACGGATGCCGACATGGTGGGGGCACACCTCGCCTCGGCAACTCTGCGGGAAACGGTACTTGTCCGTGCCAAACTCTCCGGCGCAGACTTCGGTGACGCAGACCTTACCGGGGCAAATCTGGAGAACGCAACACTTGACGGCGCAAAAATGGAAGGAGCACTCCTTACCGGCGCAGTACTGCGGGGAAGTTCCCTGCGGCATGCGGACCTGCGGCGTGCCGTCCTCTCCGAAGCGGATCTGACCGGTGCAGACCTGAAAGGAGTAACCCTGCTGCGATCAGAACTCATCCGGACAAAACTGCCGCGAACCGATCTCCGGCGTGCCGTACTGGAAGAAGCACGCATGGAAGGAGCGGATCTGACCAGATCCGATCTCCGCGAAACGGATATGCAGAATGCGGTGCTGTGGCGGGCGCGGATGACCGAGGCCAATCTCCGGGAAGCGGATTTAAAGGAAGCGGATTTATCCGGTGCCGATCTGACCGGCGCCGATCTCTCCGAAGCATATCTGGAAGGAGCAAAGTTCCGCAACGCCACGCTGTTTGGGACAACCTGTTATCTGGCAAGCGTGGACGGCCGGACGGTGATTGCAAACTGTGCAATTGACAGCAATACAGACTTTACCGGTGTCGGGCTGTCCGGTTCGCGGGTAGACCCGAAACTGCACTCGCGGCTTCTGCGCAACATCCGCAAGATACGGTGGGAGGAATGGTATGCAGAGAAGAAGATTCTCCGGTTTTTTGAACGGATGGCAGGTGTTCCGGAAGAACCCGAACCTCCGCGAATCCGCCAGCCGTATGTTGCGGAGGGTGCATCCGTCGCACAAAAGATACAGGCAGTATCCGCAACCGCCGCAGCAGGGATTGCCGCATGGAAGAACCGCGTCGCCGAGCATCCGGGAAAGGCGGTACTGGAAAGCATCGTGCAGATGTTTGAATCGGTGTTTGTGAATCTGCCGGTCAGACTGTTCTGGATGATCTCCGACTACGGCAGCAAAACCTGGCCGATTGTCGGAGCATTTATCCTGCTGAATGGGATCTTTACCTTTGTCTATCTCTATCTCATACCGGTTCTGCCGATGATAACTCCAACTGGGATGGAACCGACACCCCTGCTGGCAAATACGACCGGGCCGGTAATGGGCGTGATGCAGACGACCATGATTCTTTTCAGCATCACCGATATTGCGACGAAAAACATTAGTTACTACACGATGTTTTTCGCGCTGGTACATGTAATTCTCGGCTATTTCATCCTCGCCGCCCTGGTAACCCGGTTTGCGGTGATGTTTCAGAACCAGAGCCCCTGA